Within the Trichoderma breve strain T069 chromosome 3, whole genome shotgun sequence genome, the region AATTAGGCATCTGAAACAAAAAGTTATACATTTGCCCGTGGGGAAATTTCGGAGCGGATATCCTGGATGGACTTTCGGATCTACTCAAATCGATGGTCATGACTCTTGGGTCTCGATAATTCCGTAGACTATTTTAGCCTGTGGAGTTCTTCTCACGAAAGTGGCATCTTCCCCACGGGGAACTTGTCGAGACCCTTCCCCGCGTCTTCGCGGGCAGGTCGGAACTGCATTTGGCGATGGACTTGAACTTTCTTCTAATCAAATAGAGAGAAAGAACCCCATGCAAAACTAGGCTTGAAGCCACCAGCTTGGCAACCAATGGTAGCTTTGGTAACGCATTGCGGCTGGGTTTCGCTAGCCCCGGCGAGTAATTCTGCTAGATAATTGAGTGAATGTGTAAAAGGGGATAGCAATGGTAACGATTTCATACAACTACCTACTATAACGAGAAAGATATAAAGATGGCGAAGCGGTGATAAAAGTTGTCATTGATTAGATCTCAAGACTATCGCGAGTCTCATTAAATTTCCCTTCAAGAATTACCTTCTTCCTTGAATACTATCCCATCAACCTTCACCACCTAAGCAATTATGGCTACCGCACACTCTTCTGAGGAcatcgagaagatggactCTCCCATCCATGCTTCTGTCCAAGATGAAAATCTTCCTGTGGTCGAACCCAAACTCTCGCGGAGGGGCCTGCCGCTTATTCCTCAACCTAGCGACGACCCATTCGACCCTCTCAACTTTGCCAGTTGGCGGAAGTTCCTTATTCTACTGGTTATGTGTATATGGACAATCATCGGACCCCTTAACATGATTTCCGTGGCTGCTGCCTTCTTCCCAATTTCGGAAGACCTACACATGAGTCTCAGCTCAGTCACTTACCTAGTCGGAGCTCCTTTGCTCTCTTACGGAGTTGCTTCCCTGATCTGGGTTTCTGTGGGAAATCGCTTTGGTGTCCGCCTTGTGTTTGTACTCACAAGTCTGGCCACAGGATTATTCTGCATCTGGGGAGCAGTAGCCAAATCATCAGGATCACTCATTGCTGCCAGGACGTtggcctccatcttctcggcGTCTCCAGAAACACTCGGACCCCAGGCCATAGCGGACGTGTTCTTTCTCCATGATCGTGCCAAGTGTATGGGACTCTATGTCTTGTTCCAGGCTTCGGGTTTCGCAGTGGGCTCTCTTATTGGAGGTTACATTACGGCTGACCTGGGCTGGCGCTGGATTCAATGGACTGTATCCTTTTTGTCGCTTGGATCTTGtggcctccttttccttttcttcccgGAGACACAATACACAAGACAGTCCGGAAATCTCCATCACCGCCAACCCAAGCTCATCGACAACTTCAG harbors:
- a CDS encoding major facilitator superfamily domain-containing protein — encoded protein: MATAHSSEDIEKMDSPIHASVQDENLPVVEPKLSRRGLPLIPQPSDDPFDPLNFASWRKFLILLVMCIWTIIGPLNMISVAAAFFPISEDLHMSLSSVTYLVGAPLLSYGVASLIWVSVGNRFGVRLVFVLTSLATGLFCIWGAVAKSSGSLIAARTLASIFSASPETLGPQAIADVFFLHDRAKCMGLYVLFQASGFAVGSLIGGYITADLGWRWIQWTVSFLSLGSCGLLFLFFPETQYTRQSGNLHHRQPKLIDNFRFWAVSGGGRSKVDSLWKSFCYPFKYLPHPAVIAMTIHFSIMLMATNYMLTSNTFIYTSVYNFDIKQIALTGFAPLIAVWIAIPYCGILNDVVISRLRKRANFLPEWRLMFFVPTCIIGPVGCIVVGVCAQNKSPWIAPLIGEALVMFCFVTANNLTQTYLVDIYEARADATLVVLNGFKNFAAFGISYAVVPWNTSAGYAEPFGVLAALIFVAHIPIFIFWWRGKEIREWSAKHWKEAKPSHHGDAF